Part of the Anopheles gambiae chromosome 3, idAnoGambNW_F1_1, whole genome shotgun sequence genome is shown below.
CTAACATCATTTCCGTTTAcctaatgaaaaaaaagcaacgatCGCTCTACCAGACACGCGGGgacagaaaaaagcacaactgCACAACAAGCTGGAATTGCGTACGACGCTACAATGCGcgactgtttgtgtgtttgtgggagaAAGGAATCATTTTCTATGCTCTATATGCAGTCCGTCTCACATGGCTAGTGCTTCTCCTAATTGTTCCCAATCTACTCCCCGCTCGGGGAAAGATCGATACAAAAATGGGCTCATTTGTATGTTAGAAAGAtgtgatgaaaataaaaggTTGAAAGTAAAATACAAGTTAAAACTTGTTTTCAGGAATCTTCTTTTCACCCCTCATCCAAACCGTTTGGGGTCGAGAATTAGGGCACCGGCACTGGCGAAAGGTGTTCAAAAGTGCCGCATTAAACCTCGAAAGGTTTGTAGTTGCTAACCAGTGACGTGACAAAAAATACATCTAAAAGAAGTAAggggaaaaacggaaaacgaTTTTCATTAgtgaaggttgttttttttcttgaaataaaaaagccGTTTTATCAAACACGGTCAACCAATCGGGTTAGCCACAACACGCACAGCCATCGATCATTCGGGTGAGAATCGAATTCCACCAAATAGATCGAAAATTAGTAGAGCTCGTCTGAAACTATcaaacacactgcacacagCTGCATACACATTTTCATTCACTCATGCAAAAGGACGTGGGGTAACAAGAGGATCGCGtattagcacacacactcacacacaaacttcCATCGACAAACTTCACATCGTGTCGGTTGCAAAATGGTTCAATTAAGTTCTAAATTTTGCTGCGTAATCCAATCTGTAAACCTTAACCAATAATTGTAGTAGTACACAACCGTCATCTTTACGCGgggaatgttttgtttacgttCATTGCAATaatttgaccgttttttttcttttactttacGGCGCCTGGAGAAAGGTAGTGGAAAACGTAGTTGTTTTTCGTTTGGATATGATTCTTTGTTGATTGCTTTGAATGCGTTTCCATGTGTTTCACaatctttgtttgtttgtcacaACTTTCTTTACGCGCTAAGGAGAGTCACTCTAACTAACACTTTTTAAATGTTTCGTCTTGCTTatggaaaaaatacatatcttTGACACTGGAATGTGCTTAATTTTACTGCTGTGTGTATCAATATGCCCTTAACCTTACTATGTTTTTGATTAGTTATGTTTCTATACTTGGTGTGTACCTGCTTGGCATATCGATTGATTACCGATTTCTTTGATTTTCAACTCGTACCAGTATTTTGTTgattgtaaagaaaaaaaaagccttcTCTATCGTACCTATTATGCATCCAAAATGAACCAAAGATTCGATTCAAAACTTCTTACTCAAGCGTTTAAATGCATCAAAAAACAACTCGAAAATGCTGCACCTTTGGCAGACACCTGCAGTATGTAATCGTAATTGGTGGGTGGTGTGTATATAAATGTACCGTTTCTTAGTGGAGTGTTTGTAAAGTTGCCAATTATTGGACGTTTGCACTCTAACGTAACTAGATTCTTAAGCGAATTGGAAAattgtagagagagagatgcacATTGGTAACAGGTGATCTGGGGGTTTTTGCCCGATAGGTTTGTAAGTTGATAATTGCTAGCACATAGCACCGGTTTCAATACCGTGTGGTTTGTCGGAAGGGGTCATGTTTGGGTTTCGCTATGGCGGCAATACTAAACAATTATAAGTTCACTTTcttttatgcaaaaaagaaGTTGAATTTCACGCATGTTAGTAGTGATCAAGCATCAAAAAACAAGTCAGTTGTCAGCACACAACGGATGGGTGGGGAGTTGGTTATGTTTCGGGGGAGGAGTTGGTCATTATCGGGTTGCTTTGTCGGAATCGGAGAGGGGCGCACACGAAACGTCGGAACGAAACAGTGTCCCAAGACACAATTCACTCGTCAAACACACGGTTCAAGCTAACATTGATACCTTGGCCTTGCTGCGTTTCCAGCTCGCGGACGATAAAGTTGCGCAGATCCTCGTACGCCTGCTTCAGGTTGTTGTTCTGCACCACCACATCGAAATTGCCCGCTTCCGTGCCTAAAAATCAACGACCCAACCAGCAATTAAACATATTGCTTTCTGGGATGCTCTTGTGCGGTGACGCCACCGTCCAAACTTACCATACTCAATTTCTTTACGCGCGGTATTGAGCCGCTTCTGCAGGCTTTCCTCCGTTTCCGTCTGGCGGCCGCGCAATCGGCGCTCCAGCTCCTCGATCGAGGGCGGATTCACAAACACCAGCAGCGGGTTTAACCGGTCCGAGTTGCGGATCTGTTTCACGCCCTCGATCTCAATGTCCAGCACGCACACCTTGCCCTGGTGCTGTACGTTCTCTACCGCCTTTTTGCTGCGCAATAGCCGATGATGTTGTGGTTAAACCAACGTGTCTTGGATGTCATAAAACGCGAATTTTGCTTACCTAGTTCCGTACATATTGCCACTGAATACCGCCGTCTCGATAAACTCGCCCTTCTCGATGGCGCCCTGCATTTCCTCGACCGAGACGAAGTGATAATGTACGCCATTTTCCTCGCCCGGGCGCGGTTTGCGCGTGGTATGGGAGACGCTAAAATATGCAGAAAGTTGAtaagcttcttttttctcaTGAGTTTGCTTTCTATCTTACCTGAAGCCGAACGTATCGGGGAACTCCTTGAACAGCTTCTTCAGCAGTGTGCTCTTGCCCGAGCCCGACGGGCCACAGATAACGAGCGGACGCGGTCCTTGCTTTACCATCTTTCCGTTAAGGCTTGAAAATGCTGCTCAATATCGCCGATACAAGAGAATAAACCGTACAAATGGATTAGTTCCAGATGCTGCACAGTAAACGATTCCGATAACACGTCCAAGTAGCTACTACAGCAGTCTCCCGCGGGATACTACTTTAAATACTTTGTCTACGCGAACATTTCAATGTGCTAACACACACCTTCAAATCGACTATTAATTGATACAGCAAACAATCATGCAAAAAGCTGGCAACTAATGAAAGCAAATGTCCATCAAACCAACCTACCTACCAGCACGCAGCACTCCTGTACTCTTCCTTCTTTCCCCTTAGCACACTAATTAAACCCTCCGAAATGGGATATCCGTTCCAACACGCAATAATTCGAACTATAACGCGACCTTTATTTACTATCACCAATGGCGATCTGGCCGGTCCACTCAGGAGGAGCAAACAACTGTGACTCACACAATTTTCCTCGCGATCCTCTTCTGTCGCTCAAATGCAAAACAACCCgcgaagcacacaaaaaatacttatttttcttctccgGCACCCACTACCACGACGGCGCAATCAGTTGCGGGGTTGAGGAAGGGAGCCGTTGGAAAAGAAAGCTAATACGAATAAAGTCCCCGTTTAAGGAATTTTTACACAATCACCATCcccaccgtcgtcgtcgtcgtcgccgtccgGCTGACAAGGTCGACGTGTCCGCGACCGCGTGTACAGTGTTGCAAATGGCGCAGTAGATACGCTCTCCGGTCCTCCCGGGTTCTTGATCCAGCAGCGTATGGATATGGACTGAGTTCGGGACGGTTCGGGTACGAGAAGATATTCTCATTCAAACCTCATTCCCTGGCAATCGGGGGACGTTCGGGCGCTACTTCGGTT
Proteins encoded:
- the LOC1270820 gene encoding uncharacterized protein LOC1270820 isoform X1, whose amino-acid sequence is MLLNNVLCRSASAAAAATTTRRFCVTGNRSASPCQRTVFLCLPNVQRQHNLQQYLAKAFSSLNGKMVKQGPRPLVICGPSGSGKSTLLKKLFKEFPDTFGFSVSHTTRKPRPGEENGVHYHFVSVEEMQGAIEKGEFIETAVFSGNMYGTSKKAVENVQHQGKVCVLDIEIEGVKQIRNSDRLNPLLVFVNPPSIEELERRLRGRQTETEESLQKRLNTARKEIEYGTEAGNFDVVVQNNNLKQAYEDLRNFIVRELETQQGQDVFFVTSLVSNYKPFEV
- the LOC1270820 gene encoding uncharacterized protein LOC1270820 isoform X5 yields the protein MVKQGPRPLVICGPSGSGKSTLLKKLFKEFPDTFGFSVSHTTRKPRPGEENGVHYHFVSVEEMQGAIEKGEFIETAVFSGNMYGTSKKAVENVQHQGKVCVLDIEIEGVKQIRNSDRLNPLLVFVNPPSIEELERRLRGRQTETEESLQKRLNTARKEIEYGTEAGNFDVVVQNNNLKQAYEDLRNFIVRELETQQGQDVFFVTSLVSNYKPFEV
- the LOC1270820 gene encoding guanylate kinase isoform X4 → MLTLTVLIARAFSSLNGKMVKQGPRPLVICGPSGSGKSTLLKKLFKEFPDTFGFSVSHTTRKPRPGEENGVHYHFVSVEEMQGAIEKGEFIETAVFSGNMYGTSKKAVENVQHQGKVCVLDIEIEGVKQIRNSDRLNPLLVFVNPPSIEELERRLRGRQTETEESLQKRLNTARKEIEYGTEAGNFDVVVQNNNLKQAYEDLRNFIVRELETQQGQGINVSLNRVFDE
- the LOC1270820 gene encoding guanylate kinase isoform X2 gives rise to the protein MLLNNVLCRSASAAAAATTTRRFCVTGNRSASPCQRTVFLCLPNVQRQHNLQQYLAKAFSSLNGKMVKQGPRPLVICGPSGSGKSTLLKKLFKEFPDTFGFSVSHTTRKPRPGEENGVHYHFVSVEEMQGAIEKGEFIETAVFSGNMYGTSKKAVENVQHQGKVCVLDIEIEGVKQIRNSDRLNPLLVFVNPPSIEELERRLRGRQTETEESLQKRLNTARKEIEYGTEAGNFDVVVQNNNLKQAYEDLRNFIVRELETQQGQGINVSLNRVFDE
- the LOC1270820 gene encoding uncharacterized protein LOC1270820 isoform X3; this translates as MLTLTVLIARAFSSLNGKMVKQGPRPLVICGPSGSGKSTLLKKLFKEFPDTFGFSVSHTTRKPRPGEENGVHYHFVSVEEMQGAIEKGEFIETAVFSGNMYGTSKKAVENVQHQGKVCVLDIEIEGVKQIRNSDRLNPLLVFVNPPSIEELERRLRGRQTETEESLQKRLNTARKEIEYGTEAGNFDVVVQNNNLKQAYEDLRNFIVRELETQQGQDVFFVTSLVSNYKPFEV